One Mycolicibacterium parafortuitum DNA segment encodes these proteins:
- a CDS encoding AMP-binding protein, whose translation MTESYDAGPTDIPILEETIGANFARIARTHPDLDALVDVPTGRRWTYAELDAEIDAVAKGLIALGVNRGDRVGIWSPNCPEWVLAQYATAKLGAILVNINPAYRTHELRYVLEQSGVATLISAARFKTSDYVAMVDEVRPQVDTLATVLFIGTEDWDTLRAKGSDVDDTELRRRGAALSNDDPINIQYTSGTTGFPKGATLSHRNILNNGFFVTEQINLRAGDKLCIPVPFYHCFGMVMGNLGCTTHGATIVIPAPAFDPGLTLDAIEKERCAGVYGVPTMFIAMQNHPDFAERDLTSLRTGIMAGAVCPVEVMKRCVEDMNMAEVSIAYGMTETSPVSCQTLLDDDLERRTSSIGRVHPHVEIKIVDPETGQVVERGTPGEFCTRGYSVMLGYWRDEEKTAEAVDADGWMHTGDLAVMRSDGYCNIVGRIKDLVIRGGENIYPREIEEFLYTHPDIEDAQVVGVPDEKYGEELCAWLRMRPDRPPLDAAAVREFATGKLAHYKIPRYVHIVDEFPMTVTGKIRKVEMREESARLFG comes from the coding sequence GTGACCGAGTCCTACGACGCAGGCCCGACCGACATCCCGATCCTCGAGGAGACCATCGGGGCGAACTTCGCGCGCATCGCGCGCACCCACCCCGATCTCGACGCGCTCGTCGACGTCCCCACCGGCAGACGCTGGACCTACGCCGAGCTGGACGCCGAGATCGACGCGGTGGCCAAGGGTTTGATCGCGCTCGGGGTCAACCGAGGCGACCGGGTGGGTATCTGGTCGCCGAACTGCCCCGAATGGGTGCTGGCGCAGTACGCGACGGCGAAGCTCGGCGCGATCCTGGTCAACATCAACCCGGCCTACCGCACCCACGAACTGCGCTACGTGCTGGAGCAGTCGGGCGTCGCGACACTGATCTCGGCGGCGCGGTTCAAGACCTCCGACTACGTCGCGATGGTCGACGAGGTCCGCCCTCAGGTGGACACCCTGGCGACGGTGTTGTTCATCGGCACCGAGGACTGGGACACGTTACGCGCAAAGGGATCCGACGTCGACGACACCGAATTGCGGCGCCGCGGCGCCGCGCTGTCCAACGACGACCCGATCAACATCCAGTACACCTCCGGCACAACGGGATTCCCGAAGGGTGCGACGTTGTCGCACCGCAACATCCTCAACAACGGGTTCTTCGTCACCGAGCAGATCAACCTCCGGGCCGGGGACAAGCTGTGCATCCCGGTGCCGTTCTACCACTGCTTCGGCATGGTGATGGGCAACCTCGGGTGCACGACGCACGGCGCGACGATCGTGATCCCGGCGCCTGCGTTCGACCCCGGTCTGACCCTGGACGCGATCGAGAAGGAAAGGTGCGCAGGAGTTTACGGCGTGCCCACGATGTTCATCGCGATGCAGAACCATCCCGATTTCGCCGAGCGGGATCTGACGTCGCTGCGCACCGGCATCATGGCCGGCGCGGTGTGCCCGGTCGAGGTGATGAAGCGCTGCGTCGAGGACATGAACATGGCAGAGGTGTCGATCGCCTACGGGATGACCGAGACATCCCCGGTGTCATGCCAGACGCTGCTCGACGACGACCTCGAGCGCCGCACCTCCTCGATCGGGCGGGTGCATCCGCACGTCGAGATCAAAATCGTCGACCCGGAGACCGGGCAGGTCGTCGAGCGCGGCACCCCCGGGGAGTTCTGCACCCGGGGCTATTCGGTGATGCTCGGCTATTGGCGCGACGAGGAGAAGACCGCCGAGGCCGTCGACGCGGACGGATGGATGCACACCGGCGATCTGGCGGTGATGCGCTCGGACGGTTACTGCAACATCGTCGGCCGGATCAAGGATCTGGTGATCCGCGGCGGCGAGAACATCTACCCCCGCGAGATCGAGGAATTCCTGTACACCCATCCCGACATCGAGGATGCCCAGGTCGTCGGTGTGCCCGATGAGAAGTACGGCGAAGAACTCTGCGCGTGGCTGCGGATGCGCCCGGATCGCCCGCCGCTGGATGCGGCCGCGGTCCGCGAGTTCGCGACCGGCAAGCTCGCGCACTACAAGATCCCGCGCTATGTACACATCGTCGACGAGTTCCCGATGACGGTGACCGGCAAGATCCGCAAGGTAGAGATGCGCGAGGAGAGCGCCCGGCTGTTCGGGTGA
- the trpS gene encoding tryptophan--tRNA ligase yields the protein MSNSARPVVFSGAQPTSDSLHLGNALGAVSQWVSLQDGYDAYFCVVDLHAITVPQDPATLRKRTLVTAAQYLALGIDPDRATVFVQSHVPSHSELAWVLGCFTGFGQASRMTQFKDKSQKHGADSTTVGLFTYPVLMAADVLLYDTELVPVGEDQRQHLELARDVAQRINARFPDTFVIPEAMIPKATAKIFDLQDPTAKMSKSAESDAGLISLLDEPAKTAKKIRSAVTDSEREIRFDREAKPGVSNLLTIQSAVTGTGIDTLVDGYAGRGYGDLKKETAEAVVEFVTPIKTRVDELLADPAELERVLARGAERAREVSGKTLRRVYDRLGFLASR from the coding sequence ATGAGCAATTCAGCCAGGCCCGTCGTCTTCTCGGGCGCGCAACCCACCTCCGACTCCCTGCACCTGGGCAACGCCCTGGGAGCGGTCAGCCAGTGGGTGAGCCTGCAGGACGGTTACGACGCGTACTTCTGCGTCGTCGATCTGCACGCGATCACGGTCCCGCAGGATCCCGCCACATTGCGCAAGCGCACGCTCGTCACCGCCGCGCAGTACCTGGCGCTGGGGATCGACCCGGACCGGGCGACGGTGTTCGTGCAGAGCCACGTGCCGAGCCACTCCGAGTTGGCTTGGGTGCTGGGGTGTTTCACCGGATTCGGGCAGGCGTCGCGGATGACGCAGTTCAAGGACAAATCGCAGAAGCATGGTGCGGACTCGACGACGGTCGGGTTGTTCACCTACCCGGTGCTGATGGCCGCCGACGTCTTGCTCTACGACACCGAACTGGTGCCGGTCGGGGAGGACCAGCGGCAGCACCTTGAGCTCGCGCGCGACGTCGCGCAGCGCATCAACGCCCGGTTCCCGGACACCTTCGTGATCCCGGAGGCGATGATCCCGAAGGCCACCGCGAAGATCTTCGACCTGCAGGACCCGACCGCGAAGATGAGCAAGTCCGCCGAATCCGACGCCGGGCTGATCAGCCTGCTCGACGAACCGGCGAAGACGGCCAAGAAGATTCGCTCGGCGGTCACCGACAGCGAGCGCGAGATCCGCTTCGACCGGGAGGCCAAGCCCGGGGTGTCGAACCTGCTGACCATTCAGTCGGCGGTGACGGGCACCGGCATCGACACCCTCGTCGACGGGTACGCCGGGCGCGGTTACGGGGACCTGAAGAAGGAGACCGCCGAGGCGGTGGTCGAGTTCGTCACGCCGATCAAGACCCGGGTCGACGAGTTGCTCGCCGATCCGGCGGAACTGGAGCGGGTGCTGGCCCGCGGCGCCGAACGTGCCCGCGAGGTGTCTGGGAAAACGTTGCGTCGGGTATACGACCGGTTAGGGTTCCTAGCGTCTCGATAG
- a CDS encoding D-alanyl-D-alanine carboxypeptidase family protein produces the protein MATIRTALLRASALVTASMLAMAPVAAAQPDPAVDPCPYRVTTPPAVDASEVPKPGDPTPGPLPVPAKPMGGDALSGCGVITAPGAPPVPGDVSAEAWLVADLDTGDVIAARDPHGRHRPASIIKVLTAMQAIRDLPLMKTVPGTADDAAQEGTKVGVGEGGVYTVNDLLHGLMMYSGNDAAHALAMQMGGMDTALNKINSLAGKLGARDTRVATPSGLDGPGMSTSAYDIGLFYRYAWQNPVFADIVATRSTQFPGRDGAGYPIENDNKLLANYPGALGGKTGFTDDAGQTFVGAAERDGRRLVAVLLRGTRQPIAPWEQAARLLDYGFATAPGTKVGSLVEPDPSLGVTAEDPAAATLTKNNASAVLPDVDAMPVRVGVGVIGAVIVFSLIMGARALNRRPAR, from the coding sequence ATGGCGACCATACGCACAGCCCTCCTGCGCGCATCTGCGCTGGTCACAGCGTCGATGCTGGCTATGGCACCGGTCGCGGCCGCCCAACCCGACCCTGCCGTGGACCCGTGCCCGTACCGCGTGACGACGCCACCCGCGGTCGACGCGTCAGAGGTGCCCAAGCCGGGTGACCCGACGCCCGGACCGCTGCCCGTGCCCGCCAAGCCGATGGGCGGCGACGCGTTGTCCGGCTGTGGTGTCATCACCGCCCCCGGCGCACCGCCGGTCCCCGGCGACGTCTCGGCAGAGGCCTGGCTGGTCGCCGACCTCGACACCGGCGACGTGATCGCCGCCCGCGATCCGCACGGCAGGCACCGGCCCGCGAGCATCATCAAGGTCCTGACCGCGATGCAGGCGATCCGCGACCTGCCGCTGATGAAGACCGTGCCCGGCACCGCCGACGATGCGGCACAGGAGGGCACCAAGGTCGGCGTCGGCGAAGGCGGCGTCTACACCGTCAACGACCTGCTGCACGGCCTGATGATGTACTCGGGCAACGACGCCGCCCACGCGCTGGCGATGCAGATGGGCGGTATGGACACCGCGCTGAACAAGATCAACTCTCTGGCCGGCAAGCTCGGCGCACGCGACACCCGCGTCGCCACCCCGTCGGGTCTGGACGGCCCCGGTATGAGCACCTCCGCCTACGACATCGGGCTGTTCTACCGCTACGCGTGGCAGAACCCGGTGTTCGCCGACATCGTCGCGACCCGGTCGACGCAGTTCCCCGGTCGCGACGGCGCCGGATACCCGATCGAGAACGACAACAAGCTGCTGGCCAACTATCCGGGTGCGCTCGGCGGCAAGACCGGCTTCACCGACGACGCCGGGCAGACCTTCGTCGGTGCGGCCGAGCGCGACGGCCGGCGTCTGGTCGCGGTGCTGCTGCGCGGTACGCGGCAGCCGATCGCGCCGTGGGAGCAGGCCGCGCGACTGCTGGACTACGGGTTCGCCACCGCGCCGGGCACCAAGGTGGGCTCTCTGGTGGAACCGGACCCGTCGCTCGGGGTCACCGCCGAGGACCCCGCGGCCGCGACCCTGACGAAGAACAACGCGAGCGCGGTGCTGCCCGACGTCGACGCGATGCCGGTGCGGGTCGGGGTCGGGGTGATCGGCGCGGTCATCGTGTTCAGTCTGATCATGGGCGCCCGGGCGCTCAACCGCAGGCCGGCGCGTTAG
- a CDS encoding exodeoxyribonuclease III, producing the protein MTRPVTVSTINVNGIRAAVKQRSPENLGMLPWFKETTADVVCLQETRADDEQLRDALAPVLADGWQLASAEPSMKGRNGVAVLSRFPLDDVRIGCGADEFATHGRYVEVDTAGITVASVYFPTGEAETDRQLEKERFMVAVSNRMATLLGRASTDGVEAVLCGDWNIAHTENDIKNWKGNVKKAGFLPQERQWLTELLGTGWVDVVRRAHPDQAGPYAWWSWRGKAFDNDAGWRIDYHLATPGLAARASSVLTERPAAYALRWSDHCPVTVSYG; encoded by the coding sequence GTGACGCGTCCCGTAACGGTTAGCACCATCAACGTCAACGGCATCCGCGCCGCGGTCAAGCAGCGCTCCCCGGAGAACCTCGGGATGCTGCCGTGGTTCAAGGAGACCACCGCGGATGTGGTGTGCCTGCAGGAGACCCGCGCCGACGACGAGCAGCTGCGTGACGCGCTGGCGCCCGTGCTCGCCGACGGCTGGCAGCTGGCGTCGGCCGAGCCGTCGATGAAGGGCCGCAACGGGGTCGCGGTGCTGTCCCGATTCCCGCTCGACGATGTCCGGATCGGTTGTGGGGCAGACGAGTTCGCCACCCACGGGCGTTACGTCGAGGTCGACACCGCCGGGATCACGGTGGCTAGTGTCTACTTCCCGACCGGTGAGGCCGAGACCGACCGCCAGCTGGAGAAGGAACGGTTCATGGTCGCGGTCTCGAACCGGATGGCGACGCTGCTGGGCCGCGCGTCCACCGACGGTGTCGAGGCGGTGTTGTGCGGCGACTGGAACATCGCCCACACCGAGAACGACATCAAGAACTGGAAGGGCAACGTCAAGAAGGCCGGTTTCCTGCCGCAGGAACGGCAGTGGCTGACCGAGTTGCTGGGCACCGGGTGGGTGGACGTGGTGCGCCGCGCCCATCCCGACCAGGCGGGTCCGTACGCGTGGTGGTCCTGGCGCGGCAAGGCGTTCGACAACGACGCCGGCTGGCGCATCGACTACCACCTGGCCACGCCCGGCCTGGCCGCCCGCGCCTCGTCGGTACTGACCGAGCGGCCCGCCGCCTACGCGCTGCGCTGGTCGGACCACTGCCCGGTCACCGTCAGCTACGGCTAG
- a CDS encoding lipase family alpha/beta hydrolase: protein MLASIVGAGTAHSAPQPAGRAVVIVSGGNATSPFTTPDQACGSGLAAGNTDTALRQDLLEHGYRVFTSPAMAGRGPVVDQDGFGAFGDCPVTLPENMTVNSTGSIDTAGEHLARFLTYLRDTHGVTDIDVVGHSMGGLYSRAAFRVLQSLGSPLRIRSLTTIGTPWQGSYLSDYANGITPKSDCLGDRFCEVAMDGMKAEVTRLMSGSGREVNQAYLMGPDGWNEYQAGVLDGIPVTLIAGDRFTAPAAGANPTVWPNDGLVAATSALAVDVSDRVLPHRQCFTFDDTHSIYVSNEAGLPWETGLTWDRRVHDVVRGAIEGADAGAPNRQGC, encoded by the coding sequence ATGCTGGCGTCCATCGTCGGCGCCGGAACCGCCCACAGCGCACCGCAACCCGCGGGCCGCGCGGTGGTCATCGTGTCCGGGGGCAACGCGACCAGCCCGTTCACCACCCCGGATCAGGCGTGCGGGTCGGGGCTGGCCGCCGGTAACACCGACACCGCGCTGCGCCAGGATCTGCTCGAGCACGGCTACCGGGTCTTCACCTCCCCGGCGATGGCCGGCCGCGGCCCCGTGGTGGACCAGGACGGCTTCGGCGCGTTCGGCGACTGCCCGGTCACCCTGCCGGAGAACATGACCGTGAACTCGACCGGCAGCATCGACACCGCCGGTGAGCACCTCGCCCGGTTCCTCACCTATCTGCGCGACACCCATGGCGTCACCGACATCGACGTGGTCGGCCACTCGATGGGCGGGCTCTACTCCCGGGCGGCGTTCCGCGTGCTGCAGAGCCTGGGCTCGCCGCTGCGGATCCGGTCGCTGACGACGATCGGCACCCCCTGGCAGGGCTCCTACCTGTCCGATTACGCCAACGGCATCACCCCGAAGTCGGACTGCCTCGGCGACCGGTTCTGCGAGGTCGCGATGGACGGGATGAAGGCGGAGGTGACCCGGTTGATGTCCGGCTCGGGGCGCGAGGTCAACCAGGCCTACCTGATGGGACCCGACGGCTGGAACGAATACCAGGCCGGCGTGCTCGACGGGATCCCGGTGACCCTGATCGCCGGTGACCGGTTCACCGCACCCGCGGCCGGGGCGAACCCGACGGTGTGGCCCAACGACGGTCTGGTCGCCGCGACCAGCGCGCTGGCGGTCGACGTCAGCGACCGGGTGCTGCCGCACCGGCAGTGCTTCACGTTCGACGACACCCACAGCATCTACGTCTCCAACGAGGCCGGACTGCCCTGGGAGACCGGCCTGACCTGGGATCGGCGCGTGCACGACGTGGTCCGCGGCGCGATCGAGGGCGCCGACGCGGGCGCCCCGAACCGGCAGGGCTGCTAG
- a CDS encoding metallophosphoesterase translates to MFLLVLGSILALMHLYVWKRTVKDTTRGRARLLASGLLVALLLLLIAALVVPRVAGVTASRWVAWPGYLWFGLLFYLVLALLVLEPVRLIVRRRVGKDEPRADESPVAPPAPDRRLFLARTAAVTAGAAAVGLTGFGAARALGAPDVLRVPVRMPRLHPAFDGFRIAVVSDIHLGPLLGRAHTERIVRMINETEPDLVAVVGDLVDGTVEELGSAAEPLQDLVSREGSFFVTGNHEYFVGDTAAWLRELDRFGLNVLRNENTRITRGGAAFDLAGVNDVAGASRSDPPDFDAALAGVDPAGPTVLLAHQPIQVADAADRGVDLQLSGHTHGGQMWPFHYLVELAQPSLAGLSQVKDTQLYVSRGAGFWGPPLRIGAPPDISVVSLKPAIDV, encoded by the coding sequence ATGTTCCTCCTTGTTCTCGGTTCGATCCTCGCGCTGATGCACCTGTACGTCTGGAAGCGGACCGTCAAGGACACCACCCGGGGCCGAGCCCGCCTGCTGGCATCGGGTCTGCTCGTCGCGTTGTTGCTGCTGCTGATCGCGGCACTGGTGGTGCCGCGCGTCGCCGGCGTCACCGCGTCGCGCTGGGTGGCCTGGCCCGGCTACCTGTGGTTCGGGCTGCTGTTCTACCTGGTGCTGGCGCTGCTCGTGCTCGAGCCGGTGCGACTGATAGTGCGCAGGCGGGTAGGCAAAGACGAGCCGAGGGCCGACGAGTCGCCTGTCGCCCCACCCGCGCCGGACCGCCGGTTGTTCTTGGCGCGCACCGCGGCGGTGACGGCAGGCGCGGCCGCGGTCGGATTGACCGGGTTCGGCGCCGCGCGGGCCCTGGGCGCACCGGATGTGCTGCGGGTCCCGGTGCGGATGCCGCGGCTTCACCCGGCGTTCGACGGGTTCCGCATCGCGGTGGTCTCCGACATCCACCTCGGCCCGCTGCTGGGGCGCGCGCACACCGAGCGGATCGTGCGGATGATCAATGAAACCGAGCCCGACCTCGTCGCCGTGGTCGGGGATCTGGTCGACGGCACCGTCGAGGAGCTCGGCTCGGCCGCCGAACCGCTGCAGGACCTGGTGTCGCGTGAGGGCAGCTTCTTCGTCACCGGCAACCACGAGTACTTCGTCGGCGACACCGCGGCGTGGCTGCGTGAACTGGACCGTTTCGGGCTGAACGTGCTGCGCAACGAGAACACCCGGATCACCCGCGGCGGCGCCGCGTTCGATCTGGCCGGCGTCAACGACGTCGCGGGCGCGTCCCGCTCCGATCCGCCCGATTTCGACGCCGCGCTCGCCGGGGTGGACCCGGCCGGCCCGACCGTCCTGCTCGCGCACCAGCCGATCCAGGTCGCCGATGCCGCCGATCGTGGGGTGGATCTGCAGTTGTCCGGGCACACCCACGGCGGCCAGATGTGGCCGTTCCACTACCTCGTGGAGCTCGCGCAACCGTCGCTGGCAGGACTGTCGCAGGTCAAGGACACGCAGCTGTACGTCTCGCGCGGCGCGGGATTCTGGGGGCCGCCGCTGCGGATCGGTGCGCCCCCCGATATCAGCGTGGTGTCGCTGAAACCGGCGATCGACGTTTAG
- the yhjD gene encoding inner membrane protein YhjD, with protein MTAQPATADPEEKPGFVDRLRARMPWFDHVMRAQERYNDAKGDFYAAGITYFTIFALFPLLMLGFSVGGFVLANEPELLQQVEDRIRSTFSGDLGQQLVTLMDSAIESRGTVGIIGLATAAWAGLGWMANLREALSQMWGLFREEADGFVKTKLSDLVALVTTFAAIVVTLALSALGNSSVLENVLNWMGFPDSPVLTVVLRLSSITVSVLVSWLLFTWIIARLPRESISFRSSVRAGLIAAVAFEVFKLVGSIYLRSVLTGPAGATFGPVLGLMVFAYITSRLILFSTCWAATVPENMREEEIPAPPPAVINNRVIARPGLQIWQVAAAATAGALGALSLSRRGSSRRGR; from the coding sequence ATGACAGCGCAGCCCGCCACCGCCGACCCCGAGGAGAAACCGGGCTTCGTGGACCGGTTGCGGGCCCGGATGCCGTGGTTCGATCACGTCATGCGCGCCCAGGAGCGCTACAACGACGCCAAGGGCGACTTCTACGCTGCGGGCATCACGTACTTCACGATCTTCGCGCTGTTCCCGCTGTTGATGCTCGGATTCTCGGTGGGCGGTTTCGTGCTGGCCAACGAACCCGAGTTGCTGCAGCAGGTGGAGGACCGGATCAGGTCGACGTTCAGCGGTGACCTGGGTCAGCAGCTCGTCACCCTGATGGATTCGGCGATCGAGTCGCGCGGCACCGTCGGCATCATCGGGCTCGCGACTGCGGCGTGGGCCGGGCTGGGCTGGATGGCGAATCTGCGTGAGGCGCTGAGTCAGATGTGGGGGTTGTTCCGCGAGGAGGCCGACGGCTTCGTCAAGACCAAGCTGTCGGATCTGGTGGCCTTGGTGACGACGTTCGCCGCGATCGTCGTCACGCTCGCGTTGTCGGCGCTGGGGAACTCCTCGGTGCTGGAGAACGTGTTGAACTGGATGGGTTTTCCCGACTCGCCGGTGCTGACGGTGGTGCTGCGGCTGTCGTCGATCACGGTGTCGGTGCTGGTGTCGTGGCTGCTGTTCACCTGGATCATCGCCCGGCTTCCGCGCGAGTCGATCAGCTTCCGCAGCAGTGTGCGCGCGGGGCTGATCGCGGCGGTCGCGTTCGAGGTGTTCAAGCTGGTCGGTTCGATCTACCTGCGTTCGGTGCTGACCGGGCCGGCGGGAGCCACGTTCGGCCCGGTGCTCGGCCTGATGGTGTTCGCGTACATCACGTCTCGGCTCATCCTGTTCTCGACATGCTGGGCGGCGACGGTTCCGGAGAACATGCGCGAAGAGGAGATCCCCGCTCCGCCACCGGCGGTGATCAACAACCGCGTGATCGCCCGTCCGGGACTGCAGATCTGGCAGGTGGCCGCGGCGGCGACGGCGGGAGCGCTTGGCGCCCTGAGTCTCTCGCGACGTGGTTCCTCGCGACGAGGCCGCTAA
- a CDS encoding AMP-binding protein, with product MASNPHLLDSLRSARDHLVTVMADYDKAVETFEWPRITGPFNWATDWFDAIARGNDHVALWIVEEDGRERKVTFDEMARRSDQVATWLGGLGVGKGDRVILMLGNQVELWESMLAVAKLGAVIMPTTGALGPADLADRIRRGGAGFVIANATDASKFAEVDGDYVRIAVGAPVDGWRSYGDADAAEAHPHDPQTTTDDPLLVYFTSGTTSKPKLVEHSQISYPVGHLTTMAWLGVRPGDVHLAISAPGWAKHAWSCFFTPWIAEATIFVYNYARFDAAALLGQLRRAGVNTFCAPPTVWRMLIQADLGERPAGLREVLGAGEPLNPEVISAVERAWGLTIRDGFGQTETTLQIGNTPGQPVKAGSMGRPMPGVPVVLVDPLTGELADEGEICLDLSRRPLNLMTGYLGDDERNAQVMRGGYYHTGDVASRDAAGYITYIGRTDDVFKSSDYKVSPFELESVLIEHPAVVEAAVVPQPDDTRLAIPKAYVALADGWSADRDTAKAILEYARDHLAPYLKVRRVEFFDLPKTISGKIRRVELRQREEAAHRTGQGIDTEYRYEDLV from the coding sequence ATGGCGAGCAACCCCCATCTCCTCGACAGCCTCCGTAGCGCCCGCGACCACCTGGTCACCGTCATGGCCGACTACGACAAGGCCGTGGAGACCTTCGAGTGGCCGCGGATCACCGGTCCGTTCAACTGGGCCACCGACTGGTTCGACGCGATCGCCCGCGGCAACGACCACGTAGCGCTGTGGATCGTCGAAGAGGACGGCCGCGAACGCAAGGTCACCTTCGACGAGATGGCCCGCCGCTCCGACCAGGTCGCGACCTGGCTGGGCGGTCTCGGCGTCGGCAAGGGCGACCGGGTCATCCTGATGCTCGGCAACCAGGTCGAACTGTGGGAGTCGATGCTCGCGGTCGCCAAGCTCGGCGCGGTCATCATGCCGACGACCGGCGCGCTGGGCCCGGCAGATCTGGCCGACCGGATCCGCCGCGGCGGGGCCGGCTTCGTGATCGCCAACGCCACCGACGCATCGAAGTTCGCCGAGGTGGACGGGGACTACGTCCGCATCGCCGTCGGCGCCCCGGTCGACGGCTGGCGTTCCTACGGCGACGCCGACGCCGCCGAAGCCCACCCGCACGATCCGCAGACCACCACCGACGACCCGCTGCTCGTGTACTTCACCTCCGGCACCACCAGCAAGCCCAAGCTCGTCGAGCACTCCCAGATCAGTTATCCCGTCGGCCATCTGACGACGATGGCGTGGCTCGGCGTGCGCCCCGGCGACGTGCATCTGGCGATCAGCGCTCCAGGATGGGCCAAGCACGCCTGGAGCTGCTTTTTCACACCGTGGATCGCCGAGGCGACGATCTTCGTCTACAACTATGCGCGCTTCGACGCGGCCGCGCTGCTCGGGCAGCTACGCCGGGCCGGGGTCAACACGTTCTGCGCGCCACCGACGGTGTGGCGCATGCTGATCCAAGCCGACCTCGGCGAGCGGCCCGCCGGGCTGCGTGAGGTGCTCGGCGCCGGCGAACCGCTCAACCCCGAGGTGATCAGCGCGGTGGAACGCGCGTGGGGGCTGACCATCCGCGACGGATTCGGACAGACCGAGACCACGCTGCAGATCGGCAACACCCCGGGCCAGCCGGTCAAGGCCGGCTCGATGGGCCGCCCGATGCCCGGGGTGCCGGTGGTGCTGGTGGACCCGCTGACCGGTGAGCTCGCCGACGAGGGCGAGATCTGCCTCGATCTCAGCCGCAGACCGCTGAACCTGATGACCGGTTACCTCGGCGACGACGAACGCAACGCCCAGGTGATGCGCGGCGGCTATTACCACACCGGCGACGTCGCGAGCCGTGACGCCGCCGGCTACATCACCTACATCGGCCGCACCGACGACGTGTTCAAGTCCTCGGACTACAAGGTGTCGCCGTTTGAGCTGGAAAGCGTGCTGATCGAGCACCCCGCGGTGGTCGAGGCCGCGGTGGTCCCCCAGCCCGACGACACCCGGCTGGCGATTCCGAAGGCGTACGTCGCGCTGGCCGACGGCTGGTCCGCCGACCGGGACACCGCGAAGGCGATCCTGGAGTACGCCCGCGACCACCTCGCCCCGTATCTGAAGGTGCGCCGTGTCGAATTCTTCGACTTGCCCAAGACCATTTCGGGCAAGATCCGTCGTGTCGAGCTCCGTCAGCGCGAGGAAGCCGCGCACCGGACCGGCCAGGGCATCGACACCGAATACCGCTACGAGGACCTGGTCTGA
- a CDS encoding alpha/beta fold hydrolase, with product MAPREPIHAGSGEPVLLLHPFLCSQNVWRSVAAQLAGTGRFEVYAPTMLGHHGGPKSPTWMLHTQMLVDDIEQRMNQLGWETAHIVGNSLGGWVAFELERRGRARTLTAIAPAGGWGYHSVSKYETVLKFVMGGPALIAARLLGPRILRLPGARRLATLPVSGPADGPTDADLELLVEDATHCSAYVQLLVKTLRLPGLLELARLGTPTQLVLCEKDRVFPTPRGNRYFLTHLPKDTRVVRLDGVGHIPMLETPDTISELIAGFVDQHASKPGGSVGAG from the coding sequence ATGGCACCACGAGAGCCGATCCACGCCGGTTCCGGCGAACCCGTCCTTTTGCTGCACCCGTTCCTGTGCTCACAGAACGTGTGGCGTTCGGTGGCCGCCCAGCTGGCCGGCACCGGCCGCTTCGAGGTGTACGCGCCGACGATGCTCGGCCACCACGGCGGACCCAAGTCCCCGACCTGGATGCTGCACACCCAGATGCTCGTCGACGACATCGAGCAGCGCATGAACCAGCTGGGATGGGAGACCGCGCACATCGTCGGCAACTCGCTCGGCGGGTGGGTCGCCTTCGAGCTGGAACGCCGCGGACGGGCCCGCACCCTGACCGCGATCGCGCCGGCCGGAGGGTGGGGCTATCACTCGGTGTCGAAGTACGAGACCGTGCTGAAGTTCGTGATGGGCGGTCCCGCGCTGATCGCCGCACGGTTGCTGGGACCGCGTATCCTGCGTCTGCCCGGCGCCCGGCGGCTGGCCACCCTGCCGGTCAGCGGACCGGCCGACGGGCCGACCGACGCCGACCTGGAGCTCCTCGTCGAAGACGCCACCCACTGCAGCGCCTACGTGCAGCTGCTGGTCAAGACCCTGCGGCTGCCCGGACTGCTGGAGCTGGCCCGCCTCGGCACCCCGACCCAGCTCGTGCTCTGCGAGAAGGACCGGGTGTTCCCGACCCCGCGCGGCAACCGCTACTTCCTGACCCACCTGCCGAAAGACACCCGGGTGGTGCGGCTCGACGGGGTCGGCCACATCCCGATGCTGGAGACCCCGGACACCATCAGCGAGTTGATCGCCGGGTTCGTCGACCAGCACGCCTCGAAGCCTGGTGGCAGCGTCGGCGCTGGGTGA